A portion of the Sabethes cyaneus chromosome 3, idSabCyanKW18_F2, whole genome shotgun sequence genome contains these proteins:
- the LOC128740771 gene encoding uncharacterized protein LOC128740771 produces the protein MNQQVVLPELFNFLSRGKSISTEDLATERDETNFDDDVEPTQWKRVSKIRRSLQFPRKTAPKTNVRPIDLPENSVSVRKIRQELENGRRLNTAMRNNHIDFVALDNILKNVAESPVPKVESPRTPTTATAAKTSSTTFLTAESLKEIRGKLRRLSNESLYRDDMSPGEERKDDDDSVTITEVETRLGTLQSSSSSDSYKSNSLESNRKGSTDSNSEDWHSRRKSYGFERMHQQSGFMAKMDSSTDSGIGRSSDLSSSWSSGGTENNAYSRGTIVTLGEQKEKPASTAMVIKITNEGQDNGKTNYRDEEIKRHSIAVDETSYVRDSLKNMFEKKSSVSVNGFTHTFIDDFNRNKKKVEFCKTEVHFTADSGRVNIVETDEKPPPTNVFRRRRRSSSGGSMGSSFLQAISSGVPVTHFGDLEKEINESDLKENPVYTAPPVVTTSVGRPEPSPHKLVVPSDDSDAHSADEISLRGILKNKPVKPKPYMLGENLENSESLWGVKLRPVSTELNYWNGELDEKQQTSDEPMTTNGTFSTKINLPPAQPVARKSEESSESNPKSTTKITIGMTHGDPSDRSPLKSTSLIMRTMRSATQFDEAMKKLEAVRRDSLDSNADEEGRPGIQLISSTISKSNSASSIYRETPKLRVAKYAASLDGDIDDDEPRYRSPVAAYRRKSTNESRLSDFEAYISKNSIRRSSTDEFSSVSMVSNVSAKPVAAPRMKKLGSSVLSHQLTQLKRLYDAAEQYDSDDSAKADEEVKLYLGNLAGNSEEKGASELSGSWSRLKAKRSYQKYRDQDIKITVNSSSEFEIVKPSSTGTTTTTISNEKQPRNSNIMSIALKSPTPIKKQSTPSTGQPAGNKPCPAPVIGNRSVPPTVKTQPPQTIEPQQAAAVQPQQQLSTHFKRHIPTAASETNGTARNEERASLRLSSGARQLREHELSFFGVNPNKSHESSNSSGTSLSSASVKTPPHTAFTRSTTLTSSFIKRNSINMHPLSTSSSSASSSTNSTQVKPQKSSPWQLTNDKPDLLRHSQRIDNDRAEKTSGAPTATTTVVEPQYENLVKSVVESSSTQYDRKTDLKRDEEILEELTRAADEILNVVNNMSNAESTESLLNEYRSSNSGVTLGTIRECASTNKIMKSRGIQVSKNFDESLKRHQRSEKVSSASSNESLSRPSSMSTSVMRPTQASESRSSSGRRKLSNSATETRRLIRMCSKERLHQSNASSSEDLPNSATVDPPRRPRRTRHHHSSTDKESSRNGVSKSSTAESRRSDENTVTSRTHRTERSSTRTSKGTTTHPAGSVIPIGDHQQQRAVHRSSKSGTSVLTTTSSKKHHR, from the exons TTTCCTAAGCCGCGGCAAGAGCATCTCAACCGAAGATTTAGCCACTGAACGCGACGAAACCAACTTCGATGACGACGTCGAACCCACGCAGTGGAAGCGAGTCAGCAAGATCCGTCGTTCGCTAcaatttccaaggaaaactGCACCAAA AACCAACGTCCGTCCGATCGATCTGCCAGAAAATTCCGTTAGCGTGCGAAAGATTCGTCAAGAGTTAGAGAACGGTCGCCGTTTGAATACTGCCATGAGGAATAATCACATCGATTTTGTTGCACTGGATAACATTCTCAAGAACGTAGCGGAAAGTCCTGTTCCGAAGGTGGAATCTCCGCGAACACCAACCACTGCGACTGCTGCTAAAACTTCGTCCACCACCTTTCTCACAGCTGAATCGTTAAAAGAAATCCGTGGGAAGCTGCGAAGGCTGAGCAACGAGTCACTCTACCGTGATGACATGAGTCCAGGTGAGGAGCGCAAGGATGATGACGATTCGGTTACCATAACCGAGGTTGAAACACGATTGGGTACACTGCAGTCTAGCAGTTCGTCCGATTCCTACAAAAGTAATAGCCTAGAATCGAACCGTAAAGGTTCGACCGATAGTAACTCGGAGGATTGGCATTCGCGGCGAAAGTCCTATGGATTCGAAAGGATGCATCAGCAGTCTGGGTTTATGGCGAAAATGGATTCTTCGACCGACAGTGGAATCGGTCGTTCGTCGGATCTCAGTTCCAGTTGGTCCAGTGGTGGGACGGAGAATAATGCTTATTCTAGAGGTACCATTGTAACCCTTGGAGAACAGAAGGAAAAACCTGCCAGCACGGCGATGGTAATTAAAATCACCAACGAAGGTCAGGATAATGGAAAAACGAATTACCGCGATGAGGAGATCAAACGTCATTCGATAGCTGTTGACGAGACCAGTTACGTTCGTGACAGTTTGAAAAATATGTTCGAGAAGAAGTCATCGGTTAGTGTGAATGGTTTTACCCATACGTTTATTGACGATTTCAatagaaacaagaaaaaagttgAGTTTTGTAAAACGGAAGTTCATTTTACCGCTGACTCGGGTCGTGTAAACATCGTTGAAACAGATGAGAAACCCCCGCCAACCAATGTTTTTCGCAGGCGACGAAGGTCGTCATCTGGCGGATCGATGGGATCGTCATTTCTGCAGGCAATCAGTTCCGGTGTTCCGGTAACACATTTCGGCGATTTGGAAAAGGAGATCAACGAATCGGATCTGAAAGAAAACCCTGTTTATACTGCTCCTCCGGTGGTGACTACTTCGGTTGGCCGCCCGGAACCTAGTCcacacaagctcgttgtccctTCGGATGACAGTGACGCCCATTCGGCAGACGAAATATCACTCCGTGGAATACTTAAAAACAAACCCGTAAAGCCGAAACCGTACATGCTAggcgaaaatctggaaaatagTGAAAGCTTATGGGGAGTTAAGTTGCGACCCGTATCGACTGAACTGAACTATTGGAACGGAGAGCTGGATGAAAAGCAACAAACAAGTGACGAACCGATGACAACAAATGGTACTTTTTCGACTAAAATTAACCTCCCTCCAGCCCAACCGGTCGCTCGAAAATCAGAAG AATCATCCGAATCGAATCCGAAATCCACTACTAAGATCACGATCGGTATGACACACGGTGATCCTTCGGATCGCAGTCCCCTAAAGTCAACGTCGCTTATTATGCGAACAATGCGTTCGGCAACTCAATTCGATGAAGCCATGAAAAAGCTCGAAGCAGTTCGGAGAGATTCTCTGGACAGCAACGCGGACGAGGAAGGACGTCCTGGAATTCAACTAATTTCCAGCACAATTTCCAAGTCGAATTCAGCCAGTAGCATCTACAGGGAAACTCCCAAGCTAAGAGTAGCAAAATATGCAGCCTCTCTGGACGGAGATATCGACGATGATGAGCCCCGCTACCGATCTCCCGTAGCTGCCTATAGAAGAAAGTCTACGAACGAATCTCGACTATCCGACTTCGAGGCTTATATCAGCAAAAACAGCATCCGTCGATCAAGTACGGACGAGTTTTCCTCAGTCAGTATGGTGTCTAATGTCAGTGCAAAACCTGTGGCAGCACCTCGGATGAAAAAGCTAGGATCAAGCGTTCTAAGTCATCAGCTTACTCAGCTGAAACGACTGTACGATGCGGCTGAGCAATATGACAGCGACGATAGTGCTAAAGCTGATGAAGAAGTCAAACTTTACCTAGGCAATTTGGCGGGTAATAGCGAAGAGAAAGGTGCCAGCGAGCTATCGGGAAGCTGGAGTCGGCTCAAAGCGAAAAGAAGTTATCAAAAGTATCGCGATCAGGACATTAAGATCACCGTCAACTCCAGTTCAG AGTTTGAAATAGTGAAACCATCATCTACCGGAACAACGACCACAACTATTTCCAATGAAAAGCAGCCCAGAAATAGCAACATAATGTCCATTGCGCTGAAAAGTCCTACTCCTATCAAGAAGCAATCGACGCCTAGTACCGGCCAGCCGGCCGGCAATAAACCTTGTCCGGCGCCAGTAATCGGTAACCGTAGCGTTCCACCAACGGTGAAAACCCAGCCTCCGCAAACGATCGAACCTCAACAAGCAGCTGCTGTGCAGCCACAGCAGCAACTTTCGACGCACTTCAAGCGCCACATTCCGACGGCTGCTAGCGAAACGAATGGCACAGCACGAAACGAAGAACGGGCATCACTTCGGCTGTCGTCGGGTGCACGACAACTTCGCGAACATGAACTGTCATTCTTCGGTGTCAACCCAAACAAAAGCCACGAATCGTCGAACTCGTCGGGTACCTCGTTGTCGTCGGCGTCAGTAAAGACTCCGCCGCATACGGCGTTTACCCGATCCACAACTCTTACCTCCTCGTTTATTAAACGTAACTCGATTAACATGCATCCTCTGTCGACGTCGTCGTCTTCCGCATCATCCTCTACGAATTCTACACAGGTTAAACCTCAAAAATCCTCTCCCTGGCAGTTGACGAATGATAAGCCTGACTTGTTACGGCACAGTCAACGTATCGACAATGATAGAGCTGAAAAAACTTCCGGCGCTCCAACTGCCACGACTACGGTTGTTGAACCGCAATACGAGAATCTAGTCAAATCCGTTGTGGAATCGTCCAGCACACAATACGATCGTAAAACGGATCTTAAACGGGATGAGGAGATTCTCGAGGAGCTAACACGAGCTGCTGATGAAATTTTGAAT GTTGTTAACAACATGTCGAACGCTGAAAGTACTGAGAGCCTCCTGAATGAATATCGTTCCTCAAACAGTGGCGTTACACTGGGAACGATTCGAGAATGTGCTTCCACAAACAAAATTATGAAGTCCCGTGGAATTCAGGTATCTAAGAACTTCGACGAAAGTTTGAAGCGACATCAACGGTCTGAAAAAG TCTCTTCAGCATCATCTAATGAAAGCCTCTCGCGACCATCCTCCATGAGTACATCCGTAATGCGTCCTACGCAAGCATCCGAGTCCCGCAGTAGCAGTGGTCGCCGTAAGCTATCGAATTCGGCCACGGAAACTCGTCGACTGATTCGTATGTGCAGCAAAGAGCGGCTGCATCAATCGAATGCCAGTTCTTCAGAAGACTTACCGAATTCTGCCACAGTTGATCCTCCTCGTAGACCACGTCGAACCAGACACCACCACAGCTCCACTGATAAAGAAAGTTCTCGAAATGGAGTGTCGAAATCATCAACCGCCGAAAGCCGTAGAAGCGATGAAAATACCGTAACCAGTCGAACGCATCGCACCGAAAGATCGTCTACCAGAACTAGCAAAG GTACTACCACTCATCCCGCGGGTAGTGTAATTCCAATCGGAGATCACCAACAGCAACGTGCAGTCCACCGCAGCAGCAAGTCCGGAACGTCCGTCCTTACCACTAC